A region from the Actinoplanes sp. OR16 genome encodes:
- a CDS encoding PAS domain-containing sensor histidine kinase, protein MYCPDWKGIVGETEVVMALILVTSLFAFILLWVSWRYLRRRDPLLRDVMLMFAAVAMLFVLGLVRLFVGAPPQPVMILAIGLLLAKPVFTLRLVGRLRPLRSWCLPVAGALWVLSSVPVLVSATRPIPRPAVWPAVIVFFAVEMVAAWLLAVEARRRGGAARARLWFASAGTGLFGAALMLSATGAVVGSRVLAVVSGLLYLLAFVPPYGVRRMWARGATHAPMRRLLAVPANESTRTWQSYCHDATAVLGADTVVVLMPAPDQSFQVVGCPARPVSKLECTRASLDELLAADVPIDALAGWTRPPTLAVMFAQATDTRFVTAMPVDTSGGRGALLLLNRFRSLFTEDDIEAFTELAGHAAALAGRAQTLAERESLAAIVESSHDAIIGKTLNGVITSWNPGAEQLYGYRRDEALGRHASMLFPTGQEHAEQQLMQRITAGENIDQYRVTRRHKDGTTITVSLTLSPITDATGAITGVASISRDISERQRAEAMFEGLLEAAPDAIVGVTRDGTITLINAQAERLFGYPREELLDQPVDVLVPERLRATHVRHRDGYFTHPRNRPMGAGEALTAVRKDGTEFPAEISLSSVETDKGMIVTTSIRDVTDRLIAQAERERLITQAERDAGERRLQHARRLESLGELAGGVAHDFNNILAVISNYTEMVLETLENPTLVPADLAEVRKDLGQVSRAAERAARLTKQLLAFGRRDITQATVLTLNHVIGDVEQMLRRSLGEHIHLITSFDRQLWQIYADASQLEQILLNLAVNARDAMPAGGTLSIDTSNAELADDDTTGDILRPGRYVRLRVSDTGSGMPPEVIERAFEPFYTTKPKGSGTGLGLATVYGIATAAGGDVRLYSEAGIGTTVTILLPAVESPADPSAVPAVIPAAEPATETRPHETILMAEDEDDLRQVTARILTRAGYHVLAATGGTEAIHLAQTHPGPIDLLLTDVIMPRMMGNEVAAQVKKRRPGIPVLYMSGYAEPVLTENGTLPDGVTLVEKPFTSHELLDRVRAVLHPASTSSAPRPAPKQPSALT, encoded by the coding sequence ATGTATTGCCCTGATTGGAAGGGTATTGTCGGCGAGACAGAGGTCGTCATGGCGCTGATCTTGGTCACTTCGCTGTTCGCGTTCATCCTGCTGTGGGTGTCCTGGCGATATCTGCGGCGCCGTGACCCGTTGCTGCGTGACGTGATGTTGATGTTCGCCGCGGTGGCGATGCTGTTCGTGCTCGGGCTCGTCCGCCTGTTCGTGGGAGCGCCGCCACAGCCCGTGATGATCCTCGCTATCGGGTTGTTGCTGGCCAAACCGGTCTTCACGCTGCGGTTGGTCGGCCGGCTACGTCCGTTGCGCTCGTGGTGTCTGCCGGTGGCCGGGGCGCTGTGGGTGCTGAGCTCCGTGCCGGTACTGGTATCGGCGACGCGGCCGATCCCGAGACCAGCGGTCTGGCCGGCGGTGATCGTCTTCTTCGCCGTGGAGATGGTCGCGGCGTGGCTTCTCGCCGTCGAAGCCCGTCGGCGCGGCGGCGCAGCACGTGCCCGGCTCTGGTTCGCGTCCGCCGGGACCGGCTTGTTCGGTGCGGCGTTGATGCTCTCAGCGACCGGCGCTGTGGTCGGATCGCGAGTGCTCGCCGTGGTCTCCGGTCTGCTGTATCTACTCGCCTTCGTGCCACCGTATGGGGTGCGTCGGATGTGGGCCCGAGGTGCTACCCATGCGCCGATGCGCCGCTTGCTGGCTGTGCCTGCCAACGAGTCGACCCGGACCTGGCAGAGCTACTGCCACGACGCTACGGCGGTGCTTGGCGCGGACACGGTGGTGGTGCTGATGCCGGCGCCGGATCAGTCGTTTCAGGTGGTCGGCTGCCCCGCCCGGCCGGTGAGCAAGCTCGAGTGCACGAGGGCGAGCCTGGACGAACTCCTGGCCGCCGATGTCCCGATCGACGCGCTGGCGGGATGGACGCGTCCGCCGACGCTGGCGGTGATGTTCGCTCAGGCCACCGATACCCGCTTCGTGACCGCGATGCCGGTGGACACGTCCGGCGGCCGTGGCGCGCTACTGCTGCTCAACCGCTTCCGCAGCCTGTTCACCGAGGACGACATCGAGGCTTTCACCGAACTCGCCGGGCACGCCGCAGCGCTGGCCGGGCGGGCACAGACTCTGGCCGAACGCGAAAGTCTCGCTGCGATCGTCGAGTCGTCACACGACGCGATCATCGGCAAGACCCTGAACGGCGTGATCACCAGTTGGAATCCCGGAGCCGAGCAACTCTACGGCTACCGGCGCGACGAGGCCCTCGGCCGGCACGCGTCCATGCTGTTCCCAACGGGGCAGGAGCACGCCGAGCAACAGCTGATGCAACGCATCACCGCCGGAGAGAACATCGACCAGTACCGGGTCACGCGCCGCCATAAGGACGGCACTACGATCACCGTCTCGCTGACCCTGTCACCGATAACCGACGCCACCGGCGCGATCACCGGAGTGGCGTCGATCTCCCGTGACATCAGCGAACGACAGCGCGCCGAGGCGATGTTCGAGGGTTTGTTGGAAGCCGCCCCCGACGCGATCGTCGGTGTCACCCGCGACGGCACCATCACGCTGATCAACGCGCAGGCCGAACGGCTGTTCGGCTATCCCCGCGAAGAACTGCTCGACCAGCCGGTCGACGTCCTCGTCCCCGAACGGCTGCGCGCCACCCACGTGCGCCACCGCGACGGTTACTTCACCCATCCCCGTAACCGGCCGATGGGTGCTGGAGAGGCGCTGACCGCCGTACGTAAGGACGGCACCGAGTTTCCCGCCGAGATCAGCCTCTCCTCTGTCGAGACCGACAAGGGCATGATCGTGACCACGTCCATCCGTGACGTCACCGACCGCCTGATCGCCCAAGCCGAACGAGAACGGCTGATCACTCAGGCCGAACGCGACGCCGGCGAGCGTCGCCTGCAACACGCTCGCAGGCTGGAGAGCCTCGGTGAACTCGCCGGCGGTGTGGCACACGACTTCAACAACATCCTCGCGGTGATCAGCAACTACACCGAGATGGTCCTGGAGACCCTGGAGAACCCCACTCTCGTCCCGGCCGACCTGGCCGAGGTCCGCAAGGATCTCGGGCAGGTCAGCCGGGCCGCCGAACGCGCGGCCCGGCTGACGAAGCAACTACTGGCCTTCGGCCGGCGCGATATCACCCAGGCCACCGTGCTCACGCTCAACCATGTCATCGGTGACGTCGAACAAATGCTGCGCCGCTCGCTCGGCGAGCACATCCATCTGATCACCAGCTTCGACCGGCAGCTGTGGCAGATCTACGCCGATGCCAGCCAACTCGAACAGATCCTGCTCAACCTGGCCGTCAACGCCCGAGACGCGATGCCCGCCGGCGGCACCCTGTCCATCGATACGAGCAATGCCGAACTCGCCGACGACGACACCACCGGCGACATCTTGCGACCCGGCCGGTATGTACGCCTCCGCGTCAGCGACACCGGTAGTGGCATGCCCCCCGAGGTCATCGAACGGGCCTTCGAGCCGTTCTACACCACCAAACCCAAAGGCTCCGGCACCGGACTCGGCCTGGCAACGGTCTACGGCATCGCCACCGCCGCAGGCGGCGATGTACGCCTTTACTCGGAAGCGGGCATCGGCACCACCGTCACCATCCTCCTGCCCGCCGTCGAGTCGCCCGCCGATCCCAGTGCCGTGCCCGCTGTCATCCCGGCCGCCGAACCAGCCACCGAAACGCGACCACACGAAACCATCCTCATGGCCGAGGACGAGGACGACCTGCGCCAGGTCACCGCCCGCATCCTGACCCGCGCCGGGTATCACGTACTCGCCGCCACCGGCGGCACCGAGGCGATTCACCTCGCCCAAACCCACCCCGGCCCGATTGACCTGCTCCTCACCGACGTGATCATGCCGAGGATGATGGGCAACGAAGTCGCCGCTCAGGTCAAGAAGCGCCGCCCCGGCATACCCGTGCTCTACATGTCCGGCTACGCCGAACCCGTCCTCACCGAGAACGGAACCCTGCCCGACGGTGTCACCCTCGTCGAGAAACCCTTCACCAGCCACGAACTACTCGACCGCGTCCGTGCCGTTCTGCATCCGGCGAGCACATCATCAGCACCGCGCCCGGCCCCGAAGCAACCCAGCGCCCTCACCTGA
- a CDS encoding AraC family transcriptional regulator, whose amino-acid sequence MTTIRQMTYRPARDTAAPVEVMSFATLRARNDGGLQRADFHVLAFVRGGRGEVSIDFATHALASRVVAWIRPGVVHRWNDVERITGDLVLFEPTVPVTPLTRDLVAGGPAGCWPVDGPTWRLLTAALSHLRLESKAAGDRELPALLVSALLLRLNPPSSAALTAHETFRQFRDAVEADFRTHHDVGHYARTLGWSARTLSRTCRAATGRTAKQFLAERLLLEAKRLLAHDGLSPSRCGQRLGFADPSNFSAFFVHGTGQRPGAWQEANR is encoded by the coding sequence GTGACGACCATCCGGCAGATGACCTACCGCCCTGCGCGTGACACCGCCGCGCCGGTGGAGGTGATGTCGTTCGCGACCTTGCGGGCCCGCAACGACGGCGGGCTGCAACGGGCGGACTTCCACGTGCTGGCGTTCGTGCGCGGTGGCCGGGGCGAGGTGTCGATCGACTTCGCGACGCATGCGCTCGCCTCGAGGGTGGTGGCGTGGATCCGGCCCGGTGTGGTCCACCGATGGAACGACGTCGAGCGGATCACCGGTGACCTGGTGCTGTTCGAGCCCACCGTGCCGGTCACACCGCTGACCCGGGATCTCGTCGCCGGCGGCCCGGCCGGGTGCTGGCCGGTGGACGGGCCCACCTGGCGGCTGCTGACGGCGGCGCTCAGTCATCTACGGCTCGAATCGAAGGCGGCGGGCGATCGGGAGTTACCGGCCCTGCTGGTGTCGGCGCTGCTGTTGCGCCTCAATCCGCCCAGCTCCGCGGCTCTGACCGCTCACGAAACGTTCCGGCAGTTCCGGGACGCGGTCGAGGCGGACTTCCGGACCCACCACGACGTCGGCCATTACGCTCGTACGCTCGGCTGGTCGGCCCGTACGCTCTCGCGCACATGCCGGGCGGCGACCGGCCGGACCGCTAAACAGTTCCTCGCCGAACGGCTCCTGCTCGAAGCGAAACGCCTGCTGGCGCACGACGGGCTCAGCCCGAGCCGCTGCGGGCAACGGCTCGGGTTCGCCGACCCCTCGAACTTCTCGGCCTTCTTCGTCCACGGCACCGGGCAGCGACCCGGCGCCTGGCAGGAGGCCAACCGCTGA
- the ppdK gene encoding pyruvate, phosphate dikinase yields the protein MTRYVYDFVEGDKDLKDLLGGKGANLAEMTRMGLPVPPGFTVTTEACREYLRTGSMPPGVLAEVEDHLRLVQNQVGKTFGDSGDPLLLSVRSGAKFSMPGMMETILDIGLNDASVTGLARQTGDDRFAWDSYRRLIQMFGKTVFEVPGEAFDEELAAAGGMDADLSTAQLRDLVFAYKKVFHTHTGRDFPQGSHEQLFLAIGAVFRSWNAERATLYRRQERIPQDLGTAVNVMAMVFGNRGEDSGTGVAFTRDPATGRRGVYGDYLRNAQGEDVVAGIRNTMSLSELAVIDPAGHTQLLSIMQRLEQRYRDLCDIEFTIENGKLWMLQTRVGKRTPGAAFVIAAQLVDEGAITLDEALQRVTGDQLAQLMFPSFDTTAAPPPLTTGVPASPGAAVGAIVFDSAAAAAATGPVILVRRETNPDDLPGMIAAQGILTSRGGKTSHAAVVARGMGKTCVCGADELLLDGGSVTVAGRTLRAGDVISIDGTSGKVYAGAVAVRPSPVVRYFEGELTAHGDPLLSAVERLMIHADHVARMEVHANADTGADAARARRFGASGVGLCRTEHMFLGDRRELVERLILAEDDAARTEALAAQLPLQRADFVELFAAMDGLPVTVRLIDPPLHEFLPPLEELTARVARAEALGTDPGRDATLLAAVRRMHEQNPMLGLRGVRLGLVIPGLFAMQVRAIAEAAAARVAAGGDPRPEIMVPLVGAVQELETVRAEAEAVLAGVPGAPPIRIGTMIEVPRAALTAGHIAAAAEFFSFGTNDLTQMTWGFSRDDVEGVFFGRYLGLGIFAASPFETIDGDGVGELVRIAVERGRAARPDLTVGVCGEHGGDPASVRFFHDAGLDYVSCSPFRIPIARLEAGRAATGASGSDSR from the coding sequence GTGACCAGATATGTGTACGACTTCGTCGAGGGTGACAAAGACCTCAAGGACCTGCTCGGCGGCAAAGGAGCCAACCTCGCCGAGATGACCCGGATGGGGCTGCCCGTCCCGCCCGGGTTCACCGTCACCACCGAGGCCTGCCGGGAGTATCTGCGGACCGGATCGATGCCGCCCGGGGTGCTGGCCGAGGTCGAGGACCACTTGCGGCTGGTGCAGAACCAGGTCGGCAAGACCTTCGGCGACTCCGGCGATCCGCTGCTGTTGTCGGTGCGCTCCGGCGCGAAGTTCTCCATGCCGGGGATGATGGAGACGATCCTCGACATCGGCCTGAACGACGCGAGCGTCACGGGGCTCGCACGGCAGACCGGTGACGACCGTTTCGCGTGGGACTCCTACCGGCGGCTGATCCAGATGTTCGGCAAGACCGTCTTCGAGGTGCCGGGTGAGGCGTTCGACGAGGAACTGGCCGCGGCCGGCGGGATGGACGCCGACCTGAGCACCGCACAGCTGCGGGATCTCGTGTTCGCGTACAAGAAGGTGTTCCACACCCACACCGGCCGTGACTTCCCGCAGGGGTCGCACGAGCAGCTGTTCCTCGCGATCGGTGCGGTGTTCCGCTCGTGGAACGCCGAGCGTGCCACCCTGTACCGGCGGCAGGAACGCATCCCGCAGGACCTGGGCACCGCGGTCAATGTGATGGCGATGGTGTTCGGCAACCGCGGCGAGGACTCCGGCACCGGCGTCGCCTTCACCCGCGATCCGGCCACCGGCCGGCGTGGCGTCTACGGCGACTACCTACGCAACGCGCAGGGTGAGGACGTCGTCGCCGGCATCCGCAACACCATGAGCCTGTCCGAGCTGGCCGTCATCGACCCGGCCGGCCACACCCAGCTGTTGTCGATCATGCAGCGGCTCGAGCAGCGCTACCGCGACCTGTGCGACATCGAGTTCACCATCGAGAACGGCAAACTCTGGATGCTGCAGACCCGCGTCGGCAAGCGCACCCCAGGCGCCGCGTTCGTCATCGCCGCCCAGCTGGTCGACGAGGGCGCCATCACCCTCGACGAGGCCCTGCAACGGGTCACCGGCGACCAGCTCGCCCAACTGATGTTCCCCAGCTTCGACACCACCGCCGCTCCTCCGCCGCTGACCACCGGCGTCCCGGCTTCCCCGGGCGCGGCCGTGGGCGCGATCGTCTTCGACTCCGCTGCCGCGGCGGCCGCGACCGGACCGGTCATCCTCGTACGCCGGGAGACCAACCCCGACGACCTGCCCGGCATGATCGCCGCGCAAGGCATCCTGACGTCGCGTGGGGGCAAGACGTCGCACGCCGCCGTGGTCGCCCGCGGCATGGGTAAGACCTGCGTCTGCGGCGCCGACGAGCTGCTCCTCGACGGTGGCTCGGTCACCGTGGCCGGGCGCACGCTGCGGGCCGGCGATGTCATCTCGATCGACGGCACCAGCGGCAAGGTGTACGCTGGCGCGGTAGCCGTGCGGCCCTCCCCCGTCGTGCGGTACTTCGAGGGTGAGCTCACCGCCCACGGCGATCCGCTGCTGTCCGCGGTGGAACGCCTCATGATCCATGCGGACCACGTCGCCCGGATGGAGGTGCACGCCAACGCCGACACCGGCGCCGACGCCGCCCGGGCCCGCCGCTTCGGCGCGTCCGGTGTGGGTCTGTGCCGCACCGAGCACATGTTCCTGGGCGACCGCCGGGAGCTGGTCGAGCGGCTGATCCTGGCCGAGGACGACGCCGCGCGTACCGAGGCCCTGGCGGCTCAGCTGCCGTTGCAGCGCGCCGACTTCGTGGAGCTGTTCGCCGCGATGGACGGCCTGCCGGTCACGGTGAGGCTGATCGACCCGCCGCTGCACGAGTTCCTGCCGCCGCTGGAGGAGCTGACCGCGCGGGTGGCCCGGGCCGAGGCGCTCGGCACCGATCCCGGCCGGGACGCCACGCTGCTGGCGGCCGTGCGGCGCATGCACGAGCAGAACCCCATGCTGGGCCTGCGCGGCGTACGCCTCGGCCTGGTGATTCCCGGACTGTTCGCCATGCAGGTCCGGGCCATCGCCGAGGCGGCGGCCGCCCGCGTCGCGGCCGGTGGCGACCCGCGGCCGGAGATCATGGTTCCGCTGGTCGGCGCGGTCCAGGAACTCGAGACGGTACGCGCGGAAGCGGAAGCCGTGCTGGCCGGTGTGCCGGGAGCGCCGCCGATCCGGATCGGCACCATGATCGAGGTGCCGCGGGCGGCCCTCACCGCCGGACACATCGCGGCCGCTGCCGAGTTCTTCTCGTTCGGCACCAACGACCTGACGCAGATGACGTGGGGTTTCTCCCGTGACGACGTCGAAGGGGTGTTCTTCGGCCGCTACCTCGGTCTGGGCATCTTCGCGGCCTCACCGTTCGAGACCATCGACGGCGACGGTGTGGGGGAACTGGTACGCATCGCCGTCGAGCGCGGCCGCGCCGCCCGGCCGGACCTCACCGTCGGCGTCTGCGGCGAGCACGGCGGCGACCCGGCCTCGGTGCGCTTCTTCCACGACGCCGGCCTCGACTACGTGTCCTGCTCACCGTTCCGCATCCCGATCGCCCGGCTCGAGGCCGGCCGCGCCGCGACCGGCGCGTCCGGCTCGGACAGCCGATAG
- a CDS encoding PadR family transcriptional regulator, with protein sequence MARRRRVGNLMGLAILSAVAFRQMHPYEMASTLRGWGKESDLEIKWGSFYTVVGNLAKHGFLNEVESTREGRRPERTVYRITEAGRAELVDWIRELLSAAEREHPRFRAGLSVMSALAPDEVTGLLQQRLAELEQRISALDETLAHEAEKVPRLFLIEAEYDRAMLTAEAAWMRSLIAELLGGTLPGLAEWRRAHDTGEIPDEMRRLAESHINPDAEQ encoded by the coding sequence ATGGCTCGACGGCGGCGAGTCGGCAATCTGATGGGCCTGGCCATCCTCTCGGCTGTCGCGTTCCGGCAGATGCATCCCTACGAGATGGCCAGCACGTTGCGTGGCTGGGGTAAGGAAAGCGACCTCGAGATCAAGTGGGGCTCCTTCTACACGGTTGTGGGCAACCTCGCCAAGCACGGCTTCCTCAATGAGGTCGAGAGCACGAGGGAAGGGCGCCGGCCCGAGCGCACGGTCTATCGGATCACCGAGGCGGGCCGGGCCGAACTGGTCGACTGGATCCGGGAGCTGTTGTCGGCCGCGGAACGGGAGCATCCCCGTTTCCGGGCCGGCCTGTCGGTGATGTCCGCGCTCGCCCCGGACGAGGTCACGGGTTTGCTGCAACAACGCCTCGCTGAGCTTGAACAGCGGATCTCGGCGCTCGACGAGACCCTCGCGCACGAAGCCGAGAAGGTTCCTCGCCTCTTCCTCATCGAGGCGGAGTACGACCGGGCCATGCTCACCGCGGAGGCCGCATGGATGCGGTCACTCATCGCCGAGTTGCTCGGCGGCACGCTGCCGGGGCTGGCCGAGTGGCGGCGGGCGCACGACACCGGCGAGATCCCCGACGAGATGCGCCGGCTCGCCGAAAGCCACATCAACCCGGACGCAGAACAGTAA
- a CDS encoding CPCC family cysteine-rich protein → MQPDPVIRGPHDDPSVSDDELVRRRSEWFEAYTSRQNVFAPVSDVSYTCPCCGHATLSERGGYEICSECSWEDDGQDEHDSFIIRGGPNGRQSLDDARAEYISKGGTPQPHLPPTEPI, encoded by the coding sequence GTGCAGCCTGATCCAGTAATCCGTGGCCCCCACGACGATCCATCGGTTTCGGACGACGAACTCGTTCGCCGGCGTTCGGAGTGGTTCGAGGCCTATACCTCGCGGCAAAATGTATTCGCGCCGGTTTCAGACGTGTCATATACCTGCCCTTGCTGTGGCCACGCCACGCTGTCCGAACGCGGCGGCTACGAGATCTGTAGCGAGTGCTCCTGGGAGGACGACGGTCAAGACGAGCACGACAGCTTCATCATCAGAGGCGGGCCGAACGGCCGCCAAAGCCTGGACGATGCGCGAGCGGAATACATCAGCAAAGGCGGAACACCGCAGCCACACTTGCCGCCGACCGAGCCGATCTAA
- a CDS encoding carbonic anhydrase produces the protein MMDSSLRRRALFTAGGAVAGSIALAATAAPASAASDAPTTPRAALKALLDGNRRFVSGHSRHPHQSVRRLHEVAAGQHPFAVLLGCADSRVSPELLFDQGIGDLFDDRVAGNIVDDLLLGSMEYAVEEFAPPLLVVLGHERCGAVSATLNAVANNTTAPGHIQTIVDALRPIVTPFVNAPDGVEQAVRANITAQVAALIAGSEIIREKVEKREMAVVGARYDLDTGLVTVLS, from the coding sequence ATGATGGACTCATCCCTCCGCCGCCGTGCGCTCTTCACCGCCGGCGGAGCAGTCGCGGGATCGATCGCGCTCGCGGCCACCGCCGCACCCGCCTCCGCGGCATCCGACGCCCCCACCACCCCACGGGCTGCTTTGAAGGCTCTACTCGACGGCAACCGCCGGTTCGTGTCCGGCCACTCCCGGCACCCCCACCAATCGGTACGCCGCCTGCACGAGGTCGCGGCCGGCCAGCACCCGTTCGCGGTGCTGCTGGGCTGCGCCGACTCGCGGGTGTCCCCGGAGCTGCTGTTCGATCAGGGCATCGGCGATCTGTTCGACGACCGGGTCGCCGGCAACATCGTCGACGACCTGCTGCTGGGCAGCATGGAGTACGCGGTCGAGGAGTTCGCTCCGCCGCTGCTGGTGGTCCTCGGCCACGAGCGGTGCGGCGCGGTGTCGGCGACGCTGAACGCGGTCGCGAACAACACCACGGCGCCCGGTCACATCCAGACCATCGTGGACGCGCTGCGCCCGATCGTGACGCCGTTCGTGAACGCGCCCGACGGCGTCGAGCAGGCGGTCCGCGCCAACATCACGGCGCAGGTCGCCGCTCTGATCGCCGGCAGCGAGATCATCCGGGAGAAGGTGGAGAAGCGGGAGATGGCCGTCGTCGGCGCCCGCTACGACCTGGACACCGGCCTGGTGACGGTGCTGTCCTGA
- a CDS encoding tyrosine-type recombinase/integrase, which yields MGKFEALITAARLSININDFALVALLGLLGLRIFEACGANIAGRMDRHAATRRLKHLAETADLRIPKMHPHMLRHTFVTTMLDAGVSLRDVQITARHAGPRTTIRYDRARKDLDRHPNYILAAFMASGT from the coding sequence TTGGGAAAGTTCGAGGCGCTGATCACCGCTGCCCGCTTGTCGATCAACATCAACGACTTCGCGCTCGTCGCGCTCCTCGGCTTACTGGGCCTGCGGATCTTCGAGGCCTGCGGCGCCAACATCGCCGGCCGGATGGACCGGCACGCGGCCACCCGGCGACTCAAGCACCTGGCCGAGACCGCCGACCTCCGGATCCCGAAGATGCACCCGCACATGCTGCGCCACACGTTCGTGACCACCATGCTCGACGCCGGCGTCAGCCTCCGCGACGTCCAGATCACCGCCCGCCACGCCGGCCCCCGCACCACCATCCGCTACGACCGAGCCCGCAAGGACCTCGACCGCCACCCCAACTACATCCTCGCCGCCTTCATGGCATCCGGAACGTAG
- a CDS encoding alpha/beta fold hydrolase, producing the protein MTDNELTPTYHHRPGTGPTLVFLHYWGGSSRTWQPVIDRLGERATVTIDARGWGGSRHLPGPYSLDRMAQDVSRVVSEAGLTSYVVIGHSMGGKVAQLFASTHPRELAGVALVGPGPAKPAPAVTPAYQQQLAQAYDSAESVAGARDHVLTATALSNEAKAQVVADSLSAASPEARTAWPLHGIAEDITAAARAIAVPVLVVAGEHDVVEPVGVLRTNLLPYLTRAEFRVLPGTGHLMPLEAPDALAQAIAEFADAVTTNEASGG; encoded by the coding sequence ATGACCGACAACGAACTCACACCCACTTATCACCATCGTCCGGGCACCGGACCGACACTCGTCTTCCTGCACTACTGGGGCGGCTCGTCGCGCACCTGGCAGCCGGTGATCGACCGGCTCGGCGAGCGGGCCACCGTGACGATCGACGCGCGCGGCTGGGGCGGGTCCCGCCACCTGCCCGGGCCGTACTCCCTCGATCGCATGGCCCAGGACGTCAGCCGCGTCGTGTCCGAGGCCGGCCTGACCAGCTACGTCGTGATCGGCCACTCGATGGGCGGCAAGGTGGCCCAGCTCTTCGCGTCGACCCACCCGCGGGAACTCGCCGGCGTCGCCCTGGTCGGACCGGGTCCGGCCAAGCCCGCTCCCGCCGTCACACCGGCCTACCAGCAGCAGTTGGCGCAAGCCTACGACTCGGCGGAGAGCGTGGCCGGGGCCCGCGACCACGTCCTCACCGCGACCGCACTGAGCAACGAGGCCAAGGCACAGGTGGTGGCCGACTCGCTGAGCGCCGCCAGCCCCGAGGCGCGTACCGCATGGCCGTTGCACGGCATCGCCGAGGACATCACCGCCGCCGCGCGCGCCATCGCTGTCCCGGTGCTGGTCGTCGCCGGCGAGCACGACGTCGTCGAACCGGTCGGCGTCCTGCGGACGAATCTGCTGCCTTATCTGACTCGGGCCGAGTTCCGCGTGCTCCCCGGCACCGGCCACCTGATGCCGCTGGAAGCGCCGGACGCCCTCGCCCAGGCGATCGCCGAGTTCGCCGACGCTGTCACCACGAATGAGGCGTCCGGCGGGTGA
- a CDS encoding FAD-dependent monooxygenase: MPTVRTAAVIGAGIAGPVTALALHKAGIEATIFEDHRTSAEGLGGTFGLAPNGVAALEIVGVEPTGQPIHHQQLSLNGKLIRLPSLSGAGPLQMIRRGDLYRLLHDRVAAEGIRIEHGKRLSSVREEPGAVTAVFADGDTRRFDVLIGADGVHSTVRKLIDPSAPEPRFTGMVSIEGRSATEVPVDPDTATFAFGKHGYYLYWATPGGGTVWGVNLPHRPMSIAESRAIPGEQWMAILLQTYGDDDPGAAILRGTDPADLLANGALHIMPRAPHWHRARMALVGDAVHAPSNSSGQGASLAIESAIELARCLRDIADVTDAFAAYERLRRNRVEQIAARLPGSTR, from the coding sequence ATGCCCACCGTCCGAACCGCCGCCGTGATCGGCGCTGGCATCGCCGGGCCGGTCACGGCGCTGGCCCTGCACAAAGCCGGTATCGAGGCCACCATCTTCGAAGACCACCGGACCTCGGCCGAAGGGCTCGGCGGCACGTTCGGGCTGGCCCCCAACGGCGTCGCAGCGCTCGAGATCGTCGGCGTCGAGCCGACCGGCCAGCCGATCCATCACCAGCAACTGTCACTCAACGGCAAGCTGATTCGGTTGCCATCGCTCAGCGGCGCCGGCCCGTTGCAGATGATCCGGCGCGGTGACCTCTACCGCCTTCTGCACGACAGGGTCGCGGCGGAAGGCATACGCATCGAGCACGGAAAACGCCTTTCTTCGGTACGCGAGGAACCCGGCGCTGTCACGGCAGTTTTCGCCGACGGCGACACCCGCCGGTTCGACGTGCTGATCGGGGCCGACGGCGTGCATTCCACCGTCCGCAAGCTGATCGATCCGTCCGCCCCGGAGCCGCGGTTCACGGGAATGGTCTCGATCGAGGGTCGATCGGCGACCGAGGTGCCGGTCGACCCCGACACCGCTACGTTCGCGTTCGGCAAGCACGGCTACTACCTCTACTGGGCCACACCGGGCGGCGGCACCGTGTGGGGCGTCAACCTTCCGCACCGGCCGATGAGCATCGCGGAGTCCCGGGCCATCCCCGGCGAGCAGTGGATGGCGATACTCCTGCAGACCTACGGCGACGACGACCCCGGCGCCGCCATCCTCCGCGGCACCGACCCGGCGGACCTGCTGGCCAACGGCGCCCTGCACATCATGCCGAGGGCGCCGCACTGGCACCGCGCCCGGATGGCGCTGGTTGGCGACGCCGTGCATGCGCCGTCCAACAGCTCTGGACAGGGCGCATCGCTGGCCATCGAGAGCGCCATCGAGTTGGCCCGCTGTCTGCGTGACATCGCCGACGTCACCGACGCGTTCGCCGCGTACGAAAGACTGCGCCGCAACCGAGTCGAGCAAATCGCGGCCAGGCTGCCCGGATCAACCAGGTGA